In Rana temporaria chromosome 3, aRanTem1.1, whole genome shotgun sequence, a single window of DNA contains:
- the LOC120930677 gene encoding olfactory receptor 10A7-like: MSEENKTMITVIHLLGFRTPPNTTFLIFVLFLLLYCLTLCGNLLIITLVSYSKSLHSPMYFFLSQLALADILLATDILPNMLHAFLVENITFISISNCITQLYFFAVSETSECLLLTLMSYDRYLAICKPLHYTMLMNHQFCWITIITSWSLSFLAVLTYTLDISKLQFCGPNIIDHFFCDLDPILQLSCSNTILVQLLVTLSTLLFGFIPFFVIIISYVHIIITIFKIPSISGRQKVFSTCSSHLTVVSIFYSSLIFVYLIPSRGQSLNITKFLALLYTVVTPMLNPIIYSLRNKDLKNVVKRIINNLLELHFHNH; encoded by the coding sequence ATGAGTGAGGAAAATAAGACCATGATTACTGTGATCCACCTCTTAGGGTTTCGGACTCCACCAAATAcaacatttttaatatttgttttatttctgttGCTTTATTGTTTGACACTTTGTGGAAACCTCCTGATCATCACACTGGTGTCCTACAGCAAATCCCTCCACTCTCCCATGTACTTCTTCCTCTCCCAGCTCGCTTTAGCTGATATCCTTTTAGCAACCGATATTCTTCCCAACATGCTCCATGCTTTTTTGGTGGAAAATATTACCTTCATTTCCATTTCTAACTGTATCACCCAGTTATATTTCTTTGCTGTCTCAGAAACCTCAGAGTGTCTTCTTCTGACATTGATGTCCTACGACAGATATTTGGCAATTTGTAAGCCATTGCATTATACCATGCTGATGAACCACCAATTTTGCTGGATAACAATTATCACAAGTTGGAGTTTAAGTTTCCTAGCAGTATTGACTTATACTTTAGACATATCTAAATTACAGTTTTGTGGTCCCAATATTATTGATCATTTCTTCTGTGATCTTGACCCAATACTACAACTCTCTTGCTCTAATACCATCCTTGTACAACTACTAGTAACATTATCAACTCTACTCTTTGGCTTCATCCCCTTTTTTGTCATCATTATATCATATGTTCATATTATAATCACCATTTTTAAAATCCCATCTATTAGTGGGAGGCAGAAAGTTTTCTCAACATGCAGCTCCCACCTGACTGTTGTTTCCATATTTTATAGTTCCTTaatatttgtttatttgataCCCAGTAGAGGACAATCATTGAACATTACTAAATTCCTGGCATTACTGTACACTGTGGTCACCCCTATGCTTAATCCGATTATATACAGCCTGAGGAATAAAGACCTGAAAAATGTTGTAAAGAGAATTATCAACAACCTTTTGGAGTTGCATTTCCATAATCATTAA